From one Candidatus Methanoplasma termitum genomic stretch:
- a CDS encoding ATP-binding protein has translation MTPKARDGYLDKLIEAIDTPVIKVISGVRRCGKSTLLDIFESYLLSSGIEKERIVRIDMDSKEMKSTVTDWEKLYDAVEKRMKKGVRNYILLDEVQNITDWESALISMFTDLDGDFYVTGSNAVMLSPNMSTKLVGRFIEIKMLPLSFKEYMDFTSSKDENRSFSEYMKTGGFPLVSLLHDRPSLQKDVLSGIYSTIMDVDIIEKNEIRDVPLLKNLAEFLIENAGNTVSSKSISDYLNSSGRKSNPHTIDDYLLMMERAFLLYGVRRYDITGKLRLKTLGKYYVVDPGFRNLIGGRKDGPGRMIENIVFLELVRRGYDVMIGKAGEFEVDFIADLHGERMYIQVTKTMSDEVVAERELRPLLEIRDNYPKMIISMDPEMPGDHSGVKNRNIIRWLLEE, from the coding sequence ATGACCCCCAAAGCCAGAGACGGGTACCTTGACAAGCTCATCGAAGCGATCGACACTCCGGTCATCAAAGTGATCTCCGGCGTAAGAAGATGCGGAAAATCCACATTGCTGGATATTTTCGAGTCCTATCTCCTTTCATCGGGAATAGAAAAGGAAAGGATCGTTCGTATCGATATGGACTCCAAAGAAATGAAATCCACGGTGACCGATTGGGAGAAGCTGTATGATGCTGTGGAAAAGAGAATGAAGAAGGGGGTCAGGAACTATATTCTTTTGGACGAGGTTCAAAATATAACCGACTGGGAGAGCGCCCTGATAAGTATGTTCACGGATCTCGACGGCGACTTCTACGTGACGGGTTCGAACGCGGTAATGTTATCTCCCAATATGAGCACAAAACTCGTCGGACGATTCATCGAGATAAAGATGCTGCCTCTGTCATTCAAAGAGTACATGGACTTCACTTCATCAAAGGACGAAAATAGGTCTTTTTCAGAATACATGAAGACCGGAGGTTTTCCGTTGGTCTCATTGCTCCACGATCGACCATCTTTGCAGAAGGATGTGCTCAGCGGCATATACAGCACCATCATGGATGTCGATATCATCGAGAAGAATGAGATACGTGATGTTCCTCTGCTGAAGAATCTGGCTGAATTCCTGATCGAGAACGCGGGCAACACCGTGTCGTCAAAGAGCATCTCGGATTATCTGAACAGCAGCGGCAGGAAGAGCAATCCTCACACGATAGATGATTATCTGCTTATGATGGAACGTGCGTTCCTGCTTTACGGAGTAAGAAGGTACGATATCACAGGAAAACTCAGACTGAAGACGCTTGGAAAGTACTATGTTGTGGATCCGGGGTTCAGGAACCTGATCGGCGGCAGGAAGGACGGTCCCGGGAGGATGATCGAGAACATTGTATTCTTGGAATTGGTACGCAGAGGATATGATGTCATGATCGGGAAGGCCGGCGAATTCGAAGTGGATTTCATAGCGGATCTGCATGGAGAACGTATGTATATCCAGGTAACAAAGACGATGTCGGACGAAGTTGTTGCGGAACGCGAGCTGAGACCGCTGCTGGAGATCAGAGATAACTATCCGAAGATGATCATCTCCATGGATCCGGAGATGCCGGGCGATCATTCGGGAGTAAAGAACAGGAACATCATAAGATGGCTGCTTGAGGAATGA
- a CDS encoding YdeI/OmpD-associated family protein, translating into MKNNIVPHRFETRAEWRKWLQENFDKRTEVWFVFPLKASGEIPISYNDAVEEALCFGWIDSTVRSFDETHKIQRFTPRNPKSTYSQPNKERLRWLAENGLIHPAVMDNVSYILDEQFVYPDDIIDVIKKDGTAWTNFQKFSDPYKRIRIAFIDAARDRPDEFTKRLNNFLRKTHDGKMIIGYGGIDKYY; encoded by the coding sequence ATGAAAAACAACATTGTCCCTCATCGTTTTGAAACAAGAGCGGAATGGCGGAAGTGGCTGCAGGAGAACTTTGACAAGAGAACCGAGGTCTGGTTTGTTTTCCCGTTAAAGGCGTCCGGTGAAATACCGATCTCATACAACGACGCCGTTGAGGAGGCTTTATGCTTCGGCTGGATCGACAGCACCGTAAGGTCGTTTGATGAGACACACAAGATACAAAGGTTCACTCCACGTAATCCGAAGAGCACATACTCACAGCCCAACAAAGAGCGGCTCCGTTGGCTTGCAGAAAACGGACTGATCCACCCCGCCGTCATGGATAATGTATCCTATATTCTGGATGAACAGTTCGTTTACCCGGACGATATTATCGATGTCATCAAAAAGGACGGGACCGCGTGGACAAACTTCCAAAAGTTCTCCGATCCGTACAAAAGGATACGGATCGCTTTTATCGACGCCGCCCGTGATAGACCCGACGAGTTCACAAAGCGTCTGAACAACTTTCTTAGAAAAACGCATGACGGTAAAATGATTATCGGTTACGGCGGTATAGACAAGTACTATTGA
- a CDS encoding ATP-binding protein → MKQYIPRLLEATIEEKLDAKGCIVIEGPKWSGKSTTAKRFAKTVVELQKKKVLKDYQMFVDMDDENLFAGERPIMFDEWQKIPELWDYIRAEVDDTGARGQFILTGSAKPIEDKERHSGVGRIAKIKMRTMSLWESRDSTGSVSLAELFEGVNKISGRNEHTLNRLAFLVCRGGWPDIMYDKEKAALQASFDYLDVLLNEDITKVDNIVRDPKRAKTILKAYARNISTPARMTTIHGDVEPNDAVLDPKTLDSYITAFEKLFVIDEIEAWSPSLRSRTVIRTTNIRQLADPSIVTAVLEISPSDLISDIRTFGLIFETMAIRDLRTYAECLGGKVYQYHDANGLEADAIIHLNNGKWGAAEIKLGGDDNIEEAAKNLLKLKEKVNTDKMKEPAFLMIVTGTQNAYKRPDGVFVVPIGCLKN, encoded by the coding sequence GTGAAACAATACATACCCAGGCTGTTGGAGGCAACCATAGAGGAAAAACTTGATGCAAAAGGATGCATTGTTATTGAAGGACCTAAATGGAGTGGCAAATCGACAACAGCAAAACGCTTCGCAAAGACAGTAGTGGAACTTCAAAAAAAGAAAGTGCTCAAAGATTACCAAATGTTCGTTGACATGGATGATGAAAACCTCTTTGCCGGTGAAAGACCCATAATGTTCGACGAATGGCAAAAGATCCCCGAACTATGGGATTATATACGGGCAGAGGTCGACGATACTGGGGCGCGCGGGCAGTTCATTCTTACGGGGTCTGCTAAGCCGATAGAAGATAAAGAACGCCACAGCGGGGTCGGCAGGATAGCAAAGATAAAAATGCGGACAATGAGTCTTTGGGAATCGCGGGATTCCACGGGCAGCGTTTCGCTTGCCGAACTTTTCGAGGGAGTAAATAAGATTAGCGGCAGGAACGAACACACTCTGAACAGGTTAGCGTTCCTGGTCTGCCGCGGCGGATGGCCCGATATAATGTATGACAAAGAAAAGGCTGCGTTGCAAGCATCCTTTGATTACTTAGATGTGTTGCTTAACGAAGATATCACGAAAGTGGACAATATTGTACGCGATCCGAAAAGAGCAAAAACGATATTGAAAGCATACGCACGCAATATATCCACTCCGGCGAGAATGACCACCATCCACGGAGATGTGGAACCGAACGATGCGGTGCTTGATCCTAAGACATTGGACTCGTATATTACGGCGTTTGAGAAACTATTCGTTATAGATGAGATCGAGGCATGGAGTCCGAGTCTGCGTTCTCGTACAGTTATCAGGACCACAAACATAAGGCAGTTAGCGGACCCATCCATCGTTACTGCGGTTCTAGAGATATCGCCGAGCGATCTCATCAGCGATATCAGGACTTTCGGACTGATCTTCGAGACGATGGCGATCAGAGACCTAAGAACATACGCGGAATGTTTGGGTGGGAAAGTATACCAATATCATGATGCGAATGGATTGGAGGCGGATGCCATAATCCATCTGAATAACGGTAAGTGGGGCGCAGCGGAAATAAAACTCGGCGGAGACGATAACATAGAAGAAGCGGCAAAGAATCTGCTCAAACTGAAAGAGAAAGTAAACACGGACAAGATGAAAGAACCAGCATTTCTGATGATCGTGACAGGGACGCAGAACGCCTACAAAAGACCAGATGGAGTGTTTGTAGTGCCGATAGGTTGTCTGAAAAATTGA
- a CDS encoding coenzyme F420-0:L-glutamate ligase, with protein MTRKTGTVVTGIRLPFISQGDDLVDLVVSNVLGVSEIKESDVVAVTESIVAVSQGNFAPIDQIAKDIESKFGKGQHIGVVFPILSRNRFSQLLRGIAKGAKKITVLLNYPQDEVGNPIMDLKRWNPYSIDSGQSEYTGKEFRKRYGEYVHEFTGIDYIQLYESINDNIEVILSRDPAMILKHTDKVVVADIHNRERTKEYLLKSGAKKVLTQAEILNDPSSQHGYNEKYGILGSNMYGHDRIKLFPRDCDIFVRKVQDEFFKRTKVRPHVMVYADGAFKDPQCGIWELADPVVSPGYTKGLEGSPNEVKLKNIVADEKDKKDKRAALVRAEEHKDRGTIALGTTPRQYTDLLGSLSDLVSGSGDKGTPVILIQGYFDNLLTE; from the coding sequence ATGACAAGAAAAACCGGTACTGTCGTCACAGGAATAAGACTGCCTTTCATTTCACAGGGAGATGACCTTGTAGATCTTGTAGTGTCCAACGTTCTCGGTGTCAGCGAAATAAAAGAGAGCGACGTTGTCGCTGTCACGGAAAGCATTGTGGCGGTATCGCAGGGGAACTTTGCCCCGATCGATCAGATCGCAAAAGACATCGAATCGAAATTCGGCAAAGGCCAGCACATAGGCGTTGTATTCCCAATATTGTCAAGGAACAGGTTCTCCCAACTGCTCAGAGGGATCGCGAAGGGAGCGAAGAAGATAACCGTTCTTTTGAACTATCCTCAGGATGAGGTCGGAAATCCGATAATGGACCTGAAGAGATGGAACCCCTATTCTATCGACAGCGGTCAGTCCGAATATACCGGCAAAGAGTTCAGAAAGAGATACGGCGAGTACGTTCATGAATTCACGGGAATAGATTACATTCAGCTGTATGAGAGCATCAACGATAACATCGAGGTCATTTTGAGCAGGGATCCCGCGATGATATTGAAGCACACCGACAAGGTCGTGGTCGCCGATATACACAACAGGGAAAGGACAAAGGAATATCTGCTGAAGAGCGGCGCGAAGAAGGTCTTGACCCAGGCAGAAATTCTTAACGATCCAAGCAGTCAGCACGGTTACAACGAGAAATACGGCATCTTGGGGTCGAACATGTACGGCCACGACAGGATCAAGCTGTTCCCGAGGGATTGCGACATTTTCGTGCGCAAAGTTCAGGATGAATTCTTTAAGAGAACAAAAGTAAGGCCGCATGTCATGGTCTATGCGGACGGTGCTTTCAAAGATCCGCAGTGCGGGATATGGGAGTTGGCAGACCCTGTCGTATCTCCAGGATATACAAAAGGATTGGAAGGCTCGCCGAACGAGGTCAAGCTAAAGAACATCGTTGCGGACGAAAAAGACAAAAAAGATAAAAGGGCTGCGCTTGTGAGGGCCGAGGAGCATAAGGACAGAGGCACCATTGCTTTAGGGACCACGCCGAGGCAGTACACCGACCTGTTGGGAAGCCTGTCCGATCTGGTAAGCGGAAGCGGCGACAAAGGAACGCCGGTCATCCTGATACAGGGATACTTCGATAACCTGCTGACGGAATAA
- a CDS encoding universal stress protein, translating into MMRTLLAYDGRQQRVLDYAIDHALAYKSTLFIISALATKNATEIDAGLPKLKGSLEAAKQRALDKGVDVHIMTGAGDPATEIVAAAERIGADTIIVGHRDKTVLDRVVLGSISENVLRNARCTVIFVL; encoded by the coding sequence ATGATGAGAACATTGTTGGCATATGACGGCAGGCAACAAAGAGTTTTAGACTATGCTATAGACCACGCTCTTGCCTATAAAAGCACCCTTTTCATAATATCGGCTCTGGCCACGAAGAATGCCACAGAAATAGATGCGGGGCTCCCTAAGCTTAAAGGATCCCTCGAAGCGGCAAAACAGCGTGCGTTAGATAAAGGAGTCGATGTTCACATCATGACGGGAGCGGGGGATCCGGCGACAGAGATAGTCGCTGCCGCAGAACGGATCGGAGCGGATACCATAATTGTCGGCCACCGAGATAAGACCGTGCTTGACCGCGTGGTTTTGGGAAGTATCTCCGAGAACGTGCTGCGCAACGCCCGCTGCACTGTCATTTTTGTTCTGTAA
- a CDS encoding NADH-quinone oxidoreductase subunit B family protein: MKRRLLQEALKNIVTQNRAPTESIDVIFGRAQKMPLAGVECDECGVCSKVCPSNAIDTSGEWTIDLGKCLFCWDCRRACTKEAISPVDAPDYAVSREGLIFTKNTPPVKNKDTLDAKKLKAVGRSVFIREVDTGSCNGCEVEVNALSNQFYDSERFGIKIVASPRHADVLLITGPLTKNMYDALMKAAAATPEPKVIIAMGTCAISGGLFSKGEVVGEGIGGTVDVDMYVPGCPPAPDRLIRAMLTAFGLTEQK; this comes from the coding sequence ATGAAAAGAAGATTGTTACAAGAAGCGCTTAAAAATATCGTCACACAGAACAGGGCTCCGACGGAAAGCATCGATGTGATATTCGGCAGAGCGCAAAAGATGCCGCTTGCGGGAGTGGAATGCGATGAATGCGGGGTCTGTTCGAAGGTCTGCCCGTCGAATGCGATAGATACGAGCGGCGAATGGACAATAGATCTCGGCAAATGCCTGTTCTGTTGGGATTGTAGGAGGGCATGCACAAAGGAAGCTATATCTCCCGTCGATGCACCGGATTATGCCGTTTCGAGAGAAGGCCTGATATTCACAAAGAACACACCTCCGGTGAAGAACAAGGATACCTTAGACGCAAAGAAACTGAAGGCCGTCGGGAGGTCTGTATTTATCAGAGAAGTTGACACGGGGTCCTGCAACGGATGCGAAGTGGAGGTGAACGCTCTGTCCAATCAGTTCTATGACTCAGAAAGGTTCGGCATAAAGATCGTAGCATCGCCGAGGCACGCCGACGTGCTGCTGATAACGGGGCCGCTGACAAAGAACATGTATGATGCATTGATGAAGGCGGCGGCAGCTACGCCGGAGCCGAAAGTGATCATAGCGATGGGCACTTGCGCGATCTCAGGCGGGTTATTCTCAAAAGGAGAGGTAGTAGGCGAGGGTATCGGCGGTACGGTCGATGTTGACATGTATGTCCCCGGATGTCCACCGGCCCCGGACAGGCTCATTCGTGCGATGCTTACTGCCTTTGGTCTTACAGAACAAAAATGA
- a CDS encoding hydrogenase large subunit, translated as MRITREIEASIEDLKDYVRFHTELGFGIACMYVKEGSEEFERTLETILVSQDEVTRLTSVLKENSYTSLSDEFPAAGIYEREMFEMSNVVPLGNQDMRPLKLRSIQEGAYPLQKGAKEPTGIRSTPIPRNVIKGEGLFEIPVGPIHAGVIGPGHFRFSVAGEPILTMRTYLGYSHRGIEKMLEVPANKDMTRLIERISGDNAIAHSLAYLQAMEGDAEIPLRARYIRTIYAELERIHNLFGGISGIVLDTALSVPAAKGYMLKERMHRLNERITGHRLLWGTLCLGGVCVDIDEEKASLIEKELMRMKLDVDDFFDMATSSASFMDRAETTGVLNSHDAVELRAVGPIARGSGIEYDVRKSHPYEVYDRIGMKVATHTRGDVYARFRVKTSEISEAISIIMQCLDNIEDGPISSKIKIKDGFSIGAVESPRGESIHCVHIVDGKIWRYKIKDASFPNWPALELAVLGNIVPDFPLINKSFDLSYSGNDL; from the coding sequence GTGAGGATCACACGCGAGATCGAAGCGTCGATAGAGGATCTGAAAGATTATGTGAGGTTCCACACGGAGCTTGGGTTCGGCATAGCGTGCATGTATGTCAAAGAGGGTTCCGAAGAGTTCGAAAGGACGTTGGAGACGATATTGGTGTCGCAGGACGAGGTCACGAGGCTGACCTCTGTGCTGAAAGAGAACAGTTACACATCATTATCGGATGAATTCCCCGCAGCCGGAATATATGAGAGGGAGATGTTCGAGATGAGCAACGTGGTCCCGCTGGGTAATCAAGACATGCGCCCTCTGAAACTCAGGAGCATTCAGGAAGGAGCATATCCTTTGCAAAAGGGCGCGAAAGAGCCGACCGGTATACGTTCGACTCCCATCCCGCGCAATGTGATAAAGGGCGAAGGGCTATTCGAGATACCGGTAGGGCCGATACATGCAGGGGTCATAGGGCCCGGGCACTTCAGATTCAGCGTCGCAGGCGAACCGATACTGACGATGCGTACCTATCTCGGATATTCGCACAGAGGTATCGAGAAGATGCTGGAAGTGCCCGCTAACAAAGATATGACCAGACTCATAGAGAGGATATCCGGGGACAATGCGATAGCACACTCCCTGGCGTACCTGCAGGCGATGGAAGGGGATGCCGAGATACCGTTGAGGGCGAGATACATCCGCACGATCTATGCGGAGCTGGAGAGGATACACAATCTGTTCGGAGGCATCAGCGGTATAGTGTTGGATACCGCACTCTCGGTGCCCGCGGCAAAGGGGTATATGCTGAAAGAACGCATGCATCGCCTTAATGAAAGAATAACCGGACACAGGCTGCTCTGGGGGACCCTGTGTCTAGGCGGAGTATGCGTAGATATCGATGAAGAGAAGGCAAGCCTGATCGAGAAGGAACTGATGCGTATGAAACTCGATGTCGATGATTTCTTCGACATGGCCACATCATCCGCTTCGTTCATGGACCGTGCCGAAACGACAGGCGTACTGAACTCGCATGACGCCGTCGAACTGAGAGCCGTCGGGCCGATCGCAAGAGGGAGCGGGATAGAGTACGACGTCAGAAAGAGCCACCCATATGAGGTTTATGACAGGATCGGTATGAAAGTGGCCACACATACCAGAGGGGATGTGTATGCGAGATTCAGGGTCAAGACCAGCGAGATATCGGAGGCGATAAGCATAATCATGCAGTGTCTGGACAATATCGAGGACGGGCCGATCTCAAGCAAAATAAAGATCAAGGACGGATTCTCGATCGGAGCGGTGGAGTCTCCCCGCGGAGAATCGATCCACTGCGTGCATATCGTCGACGGGAAGATATGGAGATATAAGATAAAGGACGCTTCGTTCCCCAACTGGCCGGCGTTGGAGCTTGCGGTCTTAGGCAACATAGTGCCGGATTTTCCGCTGATCAACAAGAGCTTCGACCTGTCATACAGCGGAAATGACCTGTGA
- a CDS encoding hydrogenase 4 subunit F, whose translation MSLTVEIILAIPVATALVCAAIPWARTRSMVSIIGSLALLVASVPMCIDAFTGKTTEYSMWYVDGLSALFLILIALVGFMASIYSAGYIKLDKDEGRITSKDERIYSVLFHTFVAVMLTVCVVSSFGIMWIAIEATTLVSAFLVGFYRKESSTEAAWKYLMICSVGITLALMGIILIYASSMAVLGNDPGALNWPILYSVASDLDPSLLKIAFVFVLVGFGTKMGLVPMHTWLPDAHSQSPTPISAMLSAVLLNCAMYTILRFQMILNVAVPGFSSSLMIGFGLISMAVAAAFILISKDIKRMLAYSTIEHMGIMMIGFGIGTPLAVFGALFHVIAHSLTKTFVFFAAGNVIQGYGTSNMADIKGLREKMPFTAFMMTAGTLAILGVPPFAVFIGEISILAGAFSDGMYIVAAVMVVLIIVVFAGFLRNVLPMLSGDTKKEVKELKGISRALPMVLLLLAIILLGLFMPEQMRDALESIADAVTGGIL comes from the coding sequence TTGAGCCTGACGGTAGAGATCATTCTTGCGATCCCGGTGGCCACAGCATTGGTGTGCGCAGCGATCCCGTGGGCAAGGACAAGATCCATGGTATCCATAATCGGATCGCTGGCGTTGCTTGTTGCCTCGGTCCCGATGTGCATCGATGCGTTCACCGGCAAGACGACAGAGTACAGCATGTGGTATGTGGACGGGCTCTCTGCATTGTTCCTGATATTGATCGCATTGGTGGGCTTCATGGCATCCATCTATTCCGCCGGATACATCAAGTTGGACAAGGACGAAGGCAGGATAACATCCAAGGATGAACGAATATATTCGGTCCTTTTCCACACTTTCGTGGCGGTTATGCTGACCGTGTGTGTGGTCAGCTCGTTCGGCATTATGTGGATCGCAATAGAAGCGACCACTCTGGTCTCGGCGTTCCTTGTCGGTTTCTACAGGAAGGAATCCTCCACGGAAGCGGCATGGAAATACCTTATGATATGCTCCGTGGGCATCACTCTGGCACTAATGGGGATAATCCTCATCTACGCTTCGTCGATGGCTGTATTGGGGAATGATCCCGGCGCGCTGAACTGGCCGATCCTCTACAGCGTGGCATCGGACCTCGACCCGTCCCTGCTCAAGATAGCGTTCGTTTTTGTACTGGTCGGCTTCGGGACCAAGATGGGGCTGGTGCCGATGCACACATGGCTCCCCGATGCACACAGCCAGTCCCCGACGCCTATCAGCGCTATGCTATCTGCTGTACTGCTTAACTGTGCAATGTATACGATACTGAGGTTCCAGATGATATTGAATGTCGCGGTTCCCGGATTCTCGTCAAGCCTGATGATAGGCTTCGGTCTGATATCAATGGCGGTGGCCGCGGCGTTCATACTGATATCGAAGGACATCAAGCGTATGCTGGCTTATTCCACCATAGAGCACATGGGGATAATGATGATCGGATTCGGGATAGGCACTCCGCTGGCTGTTTTCGGAGCATTGTTCCATGTCATCGCTCATTCTTTGACAAAAACATTCGTTTTCTTTGCGGCAGGCAACGTGATACAGGGATACGGCACGTCGAATATGGCTGACATAAAAGGCCTCAGGGAAAAGATGCCGTTCACGGCCTTCATGATGACCGCAGGCACTCTTGCCATTTTGGGCGTCCCGCCATTCGCTGTGTTCATAGGAGAGATATCCATATTGGCCGGAGCGTTCAGCGACGGTATGTACATTGTGGCAGCGGTAATGGTGGTGCTGATCATAGTGGTATTCGCAGGATTCCTGAGGAACGTGCTTCCGATGCTCAGCGGCGATACGAAAAAAGAAGTAAAGGAACTGAAAGGCATTTCACGCGCACTTCCCATGGTGCTGTTGCTGCTTGCGATAATCCTTCTGGGACTATTCATGCCGGAACAAATGAGAGATGCATTGGAATCGATAGCCGATGCGGTCACGGGAGGTATATTGTGA
- a CDS encoding hydrogenase, with protein METTLTQNLIDICAVGMLLLSLLAMSTTRMNQLMNAFAAQSLFLVALAVVIGISTGHTNIFIVGGITLVVKVILIPWFLKYASQRIKSGREVDSSIGIPTSLLISACLILISYFISAPISEPFDTITKNCFAISLSVILIGLFMMVTRRKAITEAIGLLMMENGLFLGALSISYGMPLLVEIGIFFDVLMVAVIVGIFMFRISQTFNSIDTGFMRRLKD; from the coding sequence ATGGAAACGACACTGACTCAAAACCTGATAGACATCTGCGCGGTAGGGATGCTGCTGCTTTCTTTGCTGGCAATGTCCACCACAAGGATGAATCAGCTGATGAATGCATTTGCCGCGCAATCGCTTTTCCTTGTGGCGCTGGCGGTCGTAATCGGAATAAGCACGGGCCACACGAATATCTTCATCGTCGGAGGGATAACCCTCGTCGTAAAGGTCATACTCATACCTTGGTTCCTCAAATACGCCTCGCAAAGGATAAAGTCGGGAAGAGAAGTGGATTCCTCGATAGGCATACCCACATCCCTGCTGATATCCGCATGTCTTATACTGATATCTTATTTCATTTCCGCACCCATTTCGGAACCATTCGATACGATAACCAAGAACTGTTTTGCGATATCTTTGTCAGTGATACTGATAGGATTGTTCATGATGGTGACCAGACGCAAGGCGATAACGGAAGCGATAGGCCTGCTGATGATGGAGAACGGGCTGTTCCTCGGTGCCCTATCGATCTCATACGGCATGCCGCTGCTCGTGGAGATAGGGATATTCTTCGACGTGCTCATGGTCGCGGTGATAGTGGGCATTTTCATGTTCCGCATTAGCCAGACATTCAACTCCATTGACACGGGATTCATGAGGAGGTTGAAAGATTGA